Proteins from a genomic interval of Coccidioides posadasii str. Silveira chromosome 7, complete sequence:
- a CDS encoding uncharacterized protein (EggNog:ENOG410PMPV~COG:S) has translation MGAVLKKLMKDRRIDQGTKYSPIFGRYGFLGRGCEGSHIKIGDEVEVSKTNSEHTKLEWPGLTNNNITIV, from the exons ATGGGTGCCGTCTTGAAGAAGCTCATGAAGGATAGGAGGATCGATCAGGGGACAAAATACAGCCCTATATTTGGACGCTACGGATTTCTAGGCAGAGGCTGCGAAGGTTCCCATATCAAAATTGGTGATGAAGTCGAAGTCTCAAAAACAAATTCGGAGCACACCAAACTCG AGTGGCCAGGGTTGACGAATAATAATATCACTATAGTTTAA